The Natronobacterium texcoconense genome includes the window GGGTTTTCGAGACCGGAACGATCGGCGGGTCGTTCCCGCTGTGGGTGCTCCTCTCGGGAGCGTGGATTACGGGCGCGCTCTTCGCGCTCAACGTCGTCGGAAACGAGGGTGCAGCCCTTCCCGCGACGCTGTTGAGTCGGACGCCCGGACGGGCGCTCGTCGCCGGCCACGTCGTCGCCGGTGTACTCGTCTGCGTTCCGGTGACCGTCGTCGCAACCGTCGGTCTCGGCATCGCGAGTCCACACTCGCCCGCGGCCGTCGTGACGCTCGCGGCAGGCGCGCTGGTGCTTTCCCTCTGTGCCGGACCGATCGCGACCGGCATCGGCGCGATGCTCCCCCGCTTCGAGGCCGTCGACGTCGCCCGCAGTACGAAGGCAATCGTCCCGAGTACGCTGGCGTTTGCCGTGTACTCCGTGGTCGTCGTGATCGTCTCACTTCCGGCGATTCTGGGACACAGCGCGATCGTCGGTCACGCGATTGCCTCGCTGTTGGGCACCGAGCAGATCGTCGTTGCCGTCGGTGGAACCGCGCTGAGTGCCCTCGTCGCCGTCCCGATCGCCGGTCTCTCGGCCCGCTACGCGATTCGGTCAGTCGAAACGTATCACTTCACCTGACGTCGAAGTCGCGCGAAAAGCAGGTTACTCGAGGTCCGCACCGACGGCTTCTTCGACCGACGAGAATCCATCCCGCTCGAGTAACTCGACCACTCCACGATTGATCTGCTTCGCGGTCGAGGGCCCTTCGTAGACGAACCCAGTATACAGTTGTACGAGTGACGCGCCCGCGCGTATCTTCCTGTATGCGCTTTCGGGGGAGTCGACGCCGCCGACGCCGACGATCGGCAGGTCGCCGTCGGTGTGGTCCGCTATCGTCCGGATCACGGCCGTCGAGCGATCCTCGATCGGCTTCCCGCTCAGGCCGCCCCACTCCTCGCGGTCGGGCGACTCGAGGCTTTCACGAGTCGTCGACGTGTTCGTCGCGATGATTCCGTCGACGCCGAGGTCGCGGACGACGTCGACGAGTTCGAGGATCGACTCCTCGGGCGAATCGGGACCGATCTTGACGAGTATCGGTACGTCTCGGTGGTTTTCGGCCTCGAGCGTCTCGAAGATCCGTTCCAGGTGTTCGGGCGAGGTCTCGTCGAACTCCTCGGGCGTGTTCGGACAGGAGACGTTGACGACGACGTAGTCGGCAAACGGCGAGAGCCGATCAAAGACGCGCCGGTAGTCTTCGATGGCCTCGTCCTCGCTCGAGGAGTTCATCTTGCCGACGTTGACGCCGAGGGGAACGTTCGGCGCGCCGTCGACCTGCAGTCGTTCCTTGACGCGTTCCATCCCCTGGCCGTTGAAGCCCATGCGGTTGACCATCGCGTCGTCCTCCCGGAGTCGGAACAGCCGCGGTCGGTCGTTGCCCTCCTGTGGGTAGGGCGTGACGGTTCCGATTTCGACGAAGCCGAAGCCGAGCGCCGCGAGCGCGTGGGTCACTTCGGCGTTCTTGTCGAAGCCGGCGGCCACGCCGACGGGGTTGGAGAAGGTCGAATCGAAGACGTCGACCTCGAGTGCGGGGTGGTCGTACCGGTAGGCGTACGACAGCGCCGCCCGGGACAGCCGGGTCGCCTGGGCCGTCCGGAGCGCCTGCTTGCCGAGGTTGTGGGCCCGCTCTGGCGGGAGTTTGAACGCGAGGGGCCGAACCCGCGAGTACAGCGTCATCGAGCGGTAATCGGGACCGACCGTACGTAAACCTCCCGACACGACGTGTCCGGATCGAAGGGGTCGAAACGGGGCGCTTCCGGCGGCTACGGCTTTTTGATTCCACGCGGTGTGTGACCACTGCATGGTCGAAGCGTACCTGCTGATCACGACCGCCTCGGGAACCGCGAGGGACGTGCTGTC containing:
- a CDS encoding quinone-dependent dihydroorotate dehydrogenase; protein product: MTLYSRVRPLAFKLPPERAHNLGKQALRTAQATRLSRAALSYAYRYDHPALEVDVFDSTFSNPVGVAAGFDKNAEVTHALAALGFGFVEIGTVTPYPQEGNDRPRLFRLREDDAMVNRMGFNGQGMERVKERLQVDGAPNVPLGVNVGKMNSSSEDEAIEDYRRVFDRLSPFADYVVVNVSCPNTPEEFDETSPEHLERIFETLEAENHRDVPILVKIGPDSPEESILELVDVVRDLGVDGIIATNTSTTRESLESPDREEWGGLSGKPIEDRSTAVIRTIADHTDGDLPIVGVGGVDSPESAYRKIRAGASLVQLYTGFVYEGPSTAKQINRGVVELLERDGFSSVEEAVGADLE